The DNA sequence CCGACACGATTCGCAAGGCGGGTGAACTTGGTTTCGCGCCCGCGAAGGAAGAACACGTGTACGGAGATATGAAGGGCAAGCTGCTCGAGGAAGCCAAGCGCGCGTTCAAGCCTGAATTCATGAATCGCCTCGATGATGTCATTGTTTTCCACACTCTGACCAAGGCTGATATGGGCCAGATCGTCCATCTCGAGGTCGAGAAGGTCAAGAGTCGCCTCAAGTACAAGGACGTTGAGATCAGCCTCACGTCGGCAGCGACCGACTTCCTGATTGAGAAGGGCTACGATCCGCAGTTTGGCGCGCGTCCCTTGCGTCGCGCGGTGGAAAAATACCTGCAGGACCCGCTTGCCGAGGAAATCCTGCGCGGCAATATCAAGCCGAGCGAGACGATCGAAATCACTGTCGGCGACGGCAAGCTGGATTTCAACCAGCTCGCCGCCAGCGCCAGCTAGAAATAGTTGTTGCTTCACAAGAGGCCGTCCCGGAGAAGCCCGGGGCGGCTTCTGGCTTTCGAGGAGGCGCGGCCTGTCCCTACGGCGGGCTTGCAACGGTCTGACCACTTCCTTATGCTGCCGCGACATGACTGCTGCACTGGCCAGTTTCCGGGAGGTGATGCTCGACCAACTCAATCAGTTGGGCGCGCTGCTGCTGCTCCTGATCGACATCTTCAAGACCGCGTTTTCGAAGCGGCCACGTTGGGCGGAAATGATCGAGCAGATCTACAAGATCGGCTGGCAATCACAGGCTGTCGTCGTCATCACCGGCGCGTTCACGGGAATGGTGTTTGCCGATCAAATCTACAACCAGTTTCACAAGGTGAAAATGGACACGGCGGTTGGCCCGGTCGTGAGCGTGGCCATGACCCGCGAGCTGGCCCCGGTCTTGACGGCGTTGATGGTTGCCGGACGCGTGGGGGCGGCGATCGCAGCGGAACTGGGCACGATGAAAGTCACGGAGCAGTTGGATGCGCTGCGTTCGATGGGAACGGCCCCGGTTGATTATCTGGCGGTGCCACGGTTCCTGGCGCTGCTGTTGGCGTTGCCGCTGCTGACAGCGGAGGCGATGTTCTTTGGGATTTTCAGCGGCTATCTGATCGGGGTGGACATGCTGGGGATCGATAAGGCGTATTTTCTGACGAACATGTACAAGTTCACGTCAGCGAAAGATGTGATGAGCGGCCTGATCAAGTCCGTCTTCTTCGCCATATTTATCGGGTTGATCTCCTGTTACAAGGGTTTCCACGCTGGCGAAGGAGCCGAGGGCGTCGGGCGCGCCACGACGCAGGCCGTCGTGGTGTCTTCGCTGACGGTCCTAATCGCCAATTTCTTCATTGCGGTGTTGTTCAACGCGATCATTCCGCCATGATCAACATTGAGGGATTGTGGAAAAGCTTTGGCAGCGCGGAGGTCTTGCGCGGCGTGGACTTGGAAATTCCCGACGGCGA is a window from the Verrucomicrobiia bacterium genome containing:
- a CDS encoding ABC transporter permease, translated to MTAALASFREVMLDQLNQLGALLLLLIDIFKTAFSKRPRWAEMIEQIYKIGWQSQAVVVITGAFTGMVFADQIYNQFHKVKMDTAVGPVVSVAMTRELAPVLTALMVAGRVGAAIAAELGTMKVTEQLDALRSMGTAPVDYLAVPRFLALLLALPLLTAEAMFFGIFSGYLIGVDMLGIDKAYFLTNMYKFTSAKDVMSGLIKSVFFAIFIGLISCYKGFHAGEGAEGVGRATTQAVVVSSLTVLIANFFIAVLFNAIIPP